A section of the Saccharomyces paradoxus strain CBS432 chromosome XII sequence genome encodes:
- the PWP1 gene encoding rRNA-processing protein PWP1 (Protein with WD-40 repeats involved in rRNA processing~similar to YLR196W), with translation MISATNWVPRGFSSEFPEKYVLDDEEVERINQLAQLNLDDAKATLEEAEGKSGVEGDAGTGGSDKLKDQLDIDDDLKEYNLEEYDEEEIADDEDGKDVSMFPGLSNDSDVKFHEGEEGEDPYISLPNQEDSQEEKQELQVYPSDNLVLAARTEDDVSYLDIYVYDDGAGFHSSDIPVEEGDQADPDVARGLVRDPALYVHHDLMLPAFPLCVEWLDYKVGSNSEEAANYAAIGTFDPQIEIWNLDCVDKAFPDMILGEPLDNSMASLKSKKKKKKSKTEHITTHHTDAVLSMAHNKHFRSVLASTSADHTVKLWDLNSGNAARSLASIHSNKNVSSSEWHMLNGSVLLTGGYDSRVALTDVRISDESQMSKHWSVMSGEEIETVTFASENIILCGTDSGNVYSFDIRNNENHKPVWTLKAHDAGISTLCSNKFIPGMMSTGAMGEKTVKLWKFPLDEAKNARGPSMVLSRDFDVGNVLTSSFAPDIEVAGTMVIGGVNKVLKLWDVFTNRSIRKSFKSELEDVQARAKQEAKQLGKSSRIARKYTSNDNPDTVLTIDDQGEDEEEREGEDEHDNMA, from the coding sequence ATGATTTCTGCTACAAATTGGGTCCCAAGAGGGTTTTCATCGGAATTTCCTGAAAAATATGTTTTAGATGATGAGGAGGTGGAAAGAATCAACCAATTAGCACAATTGAATTTGGATGATGCTAAAGCTACTTTGGAGGAAGCCGAAGGAAAATCGGGTGTCGAAGGTGACGCCGGGACAGGTGGTTCTGATAAGTTGAAGGATCAGCTAGACATAGACGATGATTTGAAAGAGTATAACCTCGAAGAAtatgacgaagaagaaattgctgatgatgaagatggtaAAGATGTATCCATGTTTCCTGGCCTAAGTAATGATAGCGATGTTAAATTTCATGAAGGTGAAGAAGGTGAAGATCCATATATTTCATTGCCTAATCAAGAGGATAGCCAAGAGGAGAAACAGGAATTACAAGTTTATCCATCCGATAATTTGGTTCTTGCCGCAAGAACAGAAGATGATGTTTCGTATCTGGATATCTATGTTTACGACGATGGTGCCGGGTTCCACAGCAGCGATATTCCCGTTGAAGAAGGTGATCAGGCTGACCCAGATGTTGCTCGTGGGTTAGTTCGTGATCCTGCACTATACGTTCACCATGACTTAATGTTGCCAGCTTTCCCATTATGCGTGGAGTGGCTTGACTACAAGGTTGGATCCAATTCCGAAGAAGCTGCCAATTATGCTGCAATTGGTACGTTTGACCCacaaattgaaatttggaACTTAGACTGTGTCGACAAGGCCTTCCCAGATATGATTCTGGGTGAACCCCTTGACAATTCAATGGCATCtttgaaaagcaaaaagaaaaagaagaagtctAAAACTGAACACATCACCACTCATCACACCGATGCTGTTTTGTCCATGGCACACAACAAACATTTCCGTTCCGTTTTAGCATCCACCTCCGCAGATCATACTGTAAAACTATGGGATTTGAACTCAGGTAACGCAGCCCGCTCTTTGGCTTCCATTCATTCGAACAAAAATGTTTCATCATCCGAGTGGCACATGTTGAATGGTTCCGTTCTTTTGACCGGTGGTTATGATTCTCGAGTGGCTTTAACTGATGTTAGAATTTCCGACGAAAGTCAAATGAGTAAACATTGGTCTGTCATGTCAGGTGAAGAAATAGAAACCGTTACATTTGCCAGtgaaaatataatattatgtGGTACTGATTCTGGTAACGTATATTCTTTCGATATTAGAAACAATGAAAACCATAAACCAGTTTGGACATTGAAGGCACATGATGCCGGTATCTCCACATTGTGTTCGAATAAATTCATTCCCGGTATGATGAGTACTGGAGCTATGGGTGAAAAGACTGTTAAATTATGGAAATTCCCCTTGGATGAAGCTAAAAATGCTAGGGGTCCAAGCATGGTTCTGTCTCGTGATTTTGACGTCGGTAATGTCTTGACATCATCATTTGCCCCAGATATCGAAGTAGCGGGTACCATGGTTATTGGTGGTGTCAATAAGGTTTTGAAACTATGGGATGTTTTCACCAATAGATCCATACGTAAAAGCTTCAAAAGTGAATTAGAGGATGTGCAAGCAAGAGCCAAACAGGAAGCCAAGCAACTAGgaaaaagttcaagaaTCGCAAGAAAATACACCAGTAACGATAACCCAGATACTGTTCTAACCATTGACGATCAAGGTGAAGACgaggaagaaagagaaggtGAAGATGAGCATGATAACATGGCATAA
- the NOP56 gene encoding snoRNP complex protein NOP56 (Essential evolutionarily-conserved nucleolar protein~similar to YLR197W), with translation MAPIEYLLFEEPTGYAVFKVKLQQDDIGSRLKEVQEQINDFGAFTKLVELASFAPFKGAAEALENANDISEGLVSESLKAILDLNLPKASSKKKNVTLAISDKNLGPSIKEEFPYVDCISNELAQDLIRGVRLHGEKLFKGLQSGDLERAQLGLGHAYSRAKVKFSVQKNDNHIIQAIALLDQLDKDINTFAMRVKEWYGWHFPELAKLVPDNYTFAKLVLFIKDKASLNDDSLHDLAALLNEDSGIAQRVIDNARISMGQDISETDMENVCVFAQRVASLADYRRQLYDYLCEKMHTVAPNLSELIGEVIGARLISHAGSLTNLSKQAASTVQILGAEKALFRALKTKGNTPKYGLIYHSGFISKASAKNKGRISRYLANKCSMASRIDNYSEEPSNVFGSVLKKQVEQRLEFYNTGKPTLKNELAIQEAMELYNKDKPAADEEEVKEKESSKKRKLEDDDEEKKEKKEKKSKKEKKEKKDKKEKKEKKDKKEKKDKKKKSKD, from the coding sequence ATGGCTCCTATTGAATATCTACTGTTTGAAGAACCTACTGGTTACGCAGTTTTCAAGGTTAAGTTGCAACAAGATGACATTGGTTCAAGATTAAAAGAAGTTCAAGAACAGATCAATGATTTTGGTGCTTTTACCAAGTTGGTCGAACTTGCCTCTTTCGCTCCATTCAAAGGTGCTGCTGAAGCCCTTGAAAATGCCAATGATATATCAGAAGGTTTAGTCTCTGAAAGTTTGAAAGCTATCTTGGATTTGAACTTACCAAAGGCTTCCtccaaaaagaagaacgtTACTTTGGCTATCTCCGATAAGAACTTAGGTCCTTCTATCAAGGAAGAATTCCCATACGTCGATTGTATCTCAAATGAACTTGCCCAAGATTTGATTCGTGGTGTCAGATTACatggtgaaaaattattcaaaggTTTACAATCTGGTGACTTAGAAAGAGCTCAATTAGGTTTGGGTCATGCTTATTCCAGAGCCAAAGTGAAGTTTTCTGTTCAAAAAAACGACAATCACATCATTCAAGCTATTGCTTTATTAGATCAATTGGATAAAGATATCAATACTTTTGCTATGAGAGTTAAGGAATGGTATGGCTGGCATTTCCCTGAACTGGCTAAATTAGTGCCAGACAACTACACTTTTGCCAAGTTagttcttttcatcaagGACAAAGCCTCATTAAACGATGATTCCTTACATGATTTGGCTGCTCTTTTGAATGAGGATTCGGGTATTGCACAAAGAGTGATTGACAATGCTCGTATTTCCATGGGACAGGATATATCTGAAACCGATATGGAAAATGTTTGTGTTTTCGCTCAAAGAGTCGCTTCTTTAGCTGACTACAGAAGACAACTATACGATTACTTATGTGAAAAGATGCACACTGTTGCTCCAAACTTATCAGAATTGATTGGTGAAGTTATTGGTGCTAGATTAATTTCTCACGCAGGTTCTCTAACCAATTTATCTAAACAAGCAGCTTCAACGGTTCAAATTCTTGGTGCTGAAAAGGCTTTGTTCAGAGCTTTAAAAACTAAAGGTAACACTCCAAAATACGGTTTGATTTACCACAGTGGTTTTATTTCTAAGGCTTCTGCCAAGAATAAGGGTCGTATCTCCAGATACTTAGCCAACAAATGTTCTATGGCCTCTAGAATTGACAATTATTCTGAGGAACCATCTAATGTTTTTGGTTCCGTACTAAAGAAACAAGTTGAACAAAGGTTAGAATTTTACAATACTGGTAAACCAACTTTGAAGAACGAATTAGCCATTCAAGAAGCTATGGAACTTTATAACAAAGATAAACCAGCTGCAGATGAGGAGGAAGTcaaggaaaaggaatcctcaaagaagagaaaattagaagatgatgatgaagaaaagaaggaaaagaaagagaaaaaatcgaagaaggaaaagaaagagaagaaggacaagaaggaaaagaaggaaaagaaggataagaaggaaaagaaggataaaaagaagaaaagcaaggATTAA
- the PBA1 gene encoding Pba1p (Protein involved in 20S proteasome assembly~similar to YLR199C), whose amino-acid sequence MLFKQWNDLPEPKHLLDFPEISNNLQSLEVCPVPKVEFPQDLDVSQYSTVVITTKIMNPLFPKKLLQLTSIGEIKTTLTVKNSPPLQPSGEHSWNYDENFPNEVDPDQKSAISDETTYGFSFPIYSFGKTLLFSMEENFISISPIFGNMISRSIISQLVKSSPDIIVIGTSDKINGMKITTKDECTLQPPEFITGFIGSVLTQLIVGANKGMKFKCLVVPSEGPNGFEKLSLSDMGSLVDLCGQWLGFDHSKYADECYRLWRCDSAAIGAQSGLYI is encoded by the exons ATGCTT TTCAAACAATGGAATGATTTACCGGAACCAAAACATCTGCTAGACTTCCCAGAGATTTCAAATAACCTGCAATCCTTAGAAGTTTGCCCAGTTCCAAAAGTCGAGTTTCCTCAGGATTTGGATGTTTCTCAATACTCAACAGTCGTCATTACTACGAAGATAATGAACCCGTTATTTCCCAAAAAGTTGCTTCAATTGACCTCTATTGGTGAAATTAAGACTACATTGACGGTAAAAAACTCACCTCCTCTTCAACCTTCAGGTGAACACTCATGGAATTACgatgaaaattttccaaacgAGGTAGATCCTGACCAAAAAAGTGCCATTTCCGATGAAACAACGTATGGCTTCTCTTTCCCGATTTATTCATTTGGAAAGACGTTATTATTCTCCATGGAGGAGAATTTCATAAGCATATCGCCAATTTTTGGTAATATGATAAGTAGATCTATCATATCACAATTAGTCAAGTCGTCCCCTGATATAATAGTTATTGGTACATCTGATAAAATCAACGGCATGAAGATAACGACGAAAGACGAATGTACACTACAGCCACCAGAATTTATTACAGGATTCATAGGAAGTGTATTAACACAATTGATTGTCGGTGCCAATAAGGGAATGAAATTTAAATGTCTTGTTGTGCCTAGTGAGGGGCCTAACGggtttgaaaaactttcGTTGTCTGACATGGGCTCTTTAGTTGATTTATGTGGTCAATGGCTTGGTTTTGACCATTCAAAATATGCTGATGAATGCTATCGCCTATGGAGGTGTGATAGTGCGGCAATTGGTGCCCAATCAGGCCTATATATATGA
- the YKE2 gene encoding tubulin-binding prefolding complex subunit YKE2 (Subunit of the heterohexameric Gim/prefoldin protein complex~similar to YLR200W) codes for MSELGAKYQHLQNELEEFILARQKLETQLQENKIVNEEFDQLEEGTPVYKLTGNVLLPVEQSEARGNVDKRLEFIETEITRCEKNIKDKQGELEKVRSELIKLNNAAAATGPGR; via the coding sequence atgtCTGAATTAGGCGCCAAATATCAACACTTGCAAAATGAGTTAGAAGAGTTTATTCTAGCCAGACAAAAATTAGAGACACAGctacaagaaaataaaattgtAAATGAAGAGTTTGACCAATTGGAAGAGGGCACACCTGTGTACAAGTTGACTGGCAATGTCCTTTTACCGGTTGAACAAAGTGAAGCACGTGGTAACGTGGACAAGAGATTAGAATTCATAGAAACAGAAATTACAAGATGCGAAAAGAACATAAAGGACAAGCAGGGAGAACTGGAAAAGGTGAGAAGCGAGTTAATTAAACTGAACAATGCGGCTGCTGCCACTGGCCCAGGCAGGTGA
- the COQ9 gene encoding ubiquinone biosynthesis protein COQ9 (Protein required for ubiquinone biosynthesis and respiratory growth~similar to YLR201C), translating to MFCRNVAGKGCKLFRLYHSNPIEHVKPIHVKPLTYGKESPQYRVLSLALQKFVPKHGFSERSIVESLNELGYPSSMISSIGAPNSPSFFHSSTAVMELIKFQLVDKRCRLTEGLNPDVSPQYKLPSLEHLLLKRLDMDKPIGGHLSELMSQLAIPSAFLFETAIPELHRLSDDMIYFSNEKDHHDSAWYAKRLAVSSTYIGSKLFMAQDNSHNYKETFAFAKDKLHRVMRLGEYYNNTEEFAWYTLMSAVNLIKSQLVRG from the coding sequence ATGTTTTGTCGGAATGTTGCCGGAAAGGGCTGTAAATTATTTCGTCTATATCATTCGAATCCTATCGAACACGTCAAACCAATCCATGTTAAACCTTTAACTTATGGGAAGGAATCACCCCAGTATAGAGTATTGTCACTAGCTCTACAAAAGTTCGTTCCCAAGCACGGTTTCTCTGAAAGATCCATAGTTGAGTCTCTAAATGAGCTCGGCTATCCTTCTTCCATGATCTCGTCAATAGGTGCTCCCAACTCGCCCTCTTTTTTCCATTCTTCCACCGCCGTCATGGAACTCATAAAATTCCAGTTGGTAGATAAAAGATGCCGTTTAACTGAAGGACTCAACCCCGACGTAAGTCCACAATACAAACTACCTTCGTTGGAACatttgttgttgaaaagattgGATATGGATAAGCCAATTGGCGGGCATTTATCAGAACTAATGTCACAATTGGCTATTCCAAGCGCCTTTCTCTTTGAAACTGCGATTCCTGAACTACACAGATTGTCAGATGATatgatttatttttctaacGAGAAAGACCACCATGATTCTGCATGGTATGCTAAGAGATTGGCTGTTTCGAGCACCTACATTGgttcaaaattattcatGGCTCAAGATAACTCCCACAATTACAAAGAAACGTTTGCTTTTGCAAAGGATAAATTGCATAGAGTTATGCGTTTAGGTGAGTACTATAACAATACGGAAGAGTTTGCTTGGTACACGTTAATGTCCGCTGTTAATTTAATCAAATCTCAGCTGGTTAGGGGTTAA
- the MSS51 gene encoding Mss51p (Specific translational activator for the mitochondrial COX1 mRNA~similar to YLR203C) has product MTALYAPSGATQLYSHLLRRSSHNRLVVSHQTRRHLMGFVRNALGLDPPPSPDDPTPENRFHPWDQSPSVDLRERAAKIRTLAHCPVTGKDINYTCPLSGIPTHHSREAWEMDKAYHNSKKYEILKKVNIYEHDLRSGRPFPEFDFPQDQGYDKAVNLTNWDLFFYTRSFYSMDTEFQLAAVTKMLSYPITIGSVLHKFSPYSLNPKGPITLEGLKSLAALRYTLYPLENRSLPTTTKNRAMRIFILGARAEAQLPGHVWKQLQFLFPEQSFEIHFIGPECLYKRDKQEYVKSTTPVVQRVDETLKFIYRTDFFEVFHEAQDFFPYDPYMDVFFTFHPGYASPESHGSWMGETMKALLETKCAIFTTGFNKKDLMDDINLVKSKYGKEMDILMDPVKNVFGSTKWELNDLNPQEVYQFNMYIAGFRGKRYHTIKRQ; this is encoded by the coding sequence ATGACCGCGCTATATGCCCCTTCGGGTGCTACTCAGCTGTATTCCCATCTGCTAAGGAGGTCGTCACACAACAGACTAGTGGTCTCTCACCAAACACGTCGTCACCTCATGGGTTTTGTTAGAAACGCCCTTGGCTTGGATCCTCCCCCTTCTCCAGACGATCCCACTCCGGAGAACCGATTCCATCCATGGGACCAATCACCCTCAGTGGACTTGCGTGAAAGGGCCGCCAAAATTAGAACGCTAGCACACTGCCCTGTTACGGGTAAAGATATTAACTACACTTGTCCTCTCTCTGGAATTCCAACCCACCACTCTCGAGAGGCTTGGGAGATGGATAAAGCGTATCACAATTCTAAAAAGTATgaaattctgaaaaaagttaataTTTACGAACACGACTTAAGAAGCGGTAGACCCTTCCCTGAGTTTGATTTCCCTCAAGATCAGGGCTATGACAAGGCCGTTAACTTAACAAACTGGGATTTGTTCTTTTACACAAGGTCCTTCTATTCCATGGACACAGAGTTCCAATTGGCTGCAGTCACAAAGATGCTGAGCTATCCCATTACTATTGGGTCCGTGCTGCACAAATTCTCCCCATATTCGTTGAACCCAAAGGGGCCTATCACTTTAGAAGGTTTGAAATCTCTCGCCGCTCTCAGGTATACTTTATATCCGCTGGAAAATAGATCTCTGCCAACTACTACTAAGAACCGTGCGATGAGAATCTTCATTCTAGGTGCACGTGCTGAAGCTCAATTGCCGGGCCACGTTTGGAAGCAACTGCAGTTTCTTTTCCCAGAACAGAGTTTTGAAATACATTTTATTGGACCCGAGTGTCTATATAAGAGGGATAAACAGGAGTATGTCAAGTCTACTACGCCGGTAGTACAAAGAGTAGACGAGACTCTAAAATTCATTTATCGTACAGACTTTTTCGAAGTGTTCCATGAGGCTCAAGACTTCTTCCCATATGATCCATACATGGATGTCTTTTTCACTTTCCATCCAGGCTACGCATCTCCAGAATCTCACGGTTCATGGATGGGTGAAACGATGAAGGCACTACTAGAGACCAAGTGCGCTATCTTCACAACAGGtttcaacaaaaaagaTCTAATGGATGATATAAATCTTGTCAAATCCAAGTACGGTAAGGAAATGGATATCTTGATGGACCCCGTCAAGAACGTATTTGGAAGTACCAAGTGGGAACTAAATGACTTGAATCCTCAAGAGGTTTATCAATTCAACATGTATATTGCCGGGTTCAGAGGAAAAAGGTACCATACGATCAAGAGACAATGA
- the QRI5 gene encoding mitochondrial 37S ribosomal protein mS38 (Mitochondrial inner membrane protein~similar to YLR204W), producing MLGRALRPGWLGITRTVMRKPICGSCFNRTLQTATNTGMPPIQEGMLNAVMMTATATRITDTVSEPLNGTSIVMQLDSVMRKRKKKMKKHKLRKRRKREKAERRKLSQGR from the coding sequence ATGCTAGGAAGGGCATTGCGACCTGGGTGGTTGGGAATAACCAGGACAGTGATGAGGAAACCAATTTGTGGGTCCTGCTTTAACAGAACCTTGCAAACAGCAACGAACACGGGCATGCCTCCCATACAAGAAGGCATGCTGAATGCAGTGATGATGACGGCGACGGCGACAAGGATCACTGACACAGTCAGCGAGCCATTAAATGGGACAAGTATAGTGATGCAACTCGATTCTGTGAtgagaaagagaaaaaagaagatgaagaaacaCAAATTGcggaaaagaagaaagaggGAGAAGgcagaaagaagaaagctGTCCCAGGGTAGGTAA
- the HMX1 gene encoding Hmx1p (ER localized heme oxygenase~similar to YLR205C) → MEDSSNTIIPSPTDVGALANRINFHTRDAHNKINTFMGIKMAIAMRHGFIYRQGILAYYYVFDAIEQEIDRLLNDPVTEKEIQTSAILKQFWLEDFRRSTQIYKDLKLLYSNMFKSTESLNEFLATFQKPPLLQQFVNEIHENIRKEPCTVLSYCHVLYLALFAGGKLIRSNLYRRLGLFPNFEKLSQKELVKKGTNFFTFSDLGPTEETRLKWEYKKNYELATRTELTEAQKLQIISVAEGIFDWNFNIVAEIGELNRRELMGKFSFKCVTYIYEEWMFNKDSVNRKVLNTVMLLVLSIIAIWVLYFLVKKSFLSIV, encoded by the coding sequence ATGGAGGACAGCAGCAATACAATCATACCCTCACCCACCGACGTGGGAGCGCTGGCCAATAGAATCAACTTTCACACTAGAGATGCCCACAACAAGATCAACACCTTCATGGGCATAAAGATGGCCATCGCCATGAGACACGGCTTTATATACAGACAGGGAATTCTGGCGTACTACTATGTGTTCGATGCCATCGAGCAAGAGATAGATCGCCTATTGAATGACCCCGTTACAGAGAAAGAGATTCAAACTTCGGCCATCCTGAAGCAATTTTGGCTCGAAGATTTTAGAAGATCTACGCAGATCTACAAGGACCTGAAACTGCTATACTCGAACATGTTCAAAAGTACAGAGTCATTGAATGAGTTCCTGGCTACGTTCCAGAAACCACCGCTACTGCAGCAATTTGTCAATGAAATCCATGAAAACATACGTAAGGAGCCATGTACCGTTCTTTCTTACTGTCACGTTCTGTACTTGGCCCTTTTCGCCGGCGGCAAGCTAATACGATCGAATTTGTACAGAAGACTAGGGCTCTTCCCCAACTTTGAGAAGCTATCACAGAAGGAGCTGGTCAAGAAGGGCACAAACTTCTTTACCTTCAGTGATCTGGGCCCCACTGAAGAAACACGCTTGAAATGGGAGTACAAGAAGAACTATGAGTTAGCCACCAGAACGGAGCTGACCGAAGCACAAAAGTTGCAGATCATTAGCGTCGCAGAAGGCATTTTCGACTGGAACTTCAACATTGTTGCTGAAATTGGAGAGTTGAACCGTCGCGAGTTAATGGGCAAGTTCAGTTTTAAATGTGTCACGTACATTTACGAAGAATGGATGTTCAATAAGGATTCCGTTAATAGAAAAGTACTCAATACGGTCATGTTGCTAGTGCTCTCTATTATCGCAATCTGGGTCCTTTACTTCTTggtaaagaaaagttttcttAGCATAGTATAA
- the ENT2 gene encoding epsin (Epsin-like protein required for endocytosis and actin patch assembly~similar to YLR206W), which produces MSKQFVRSAKNMMKGYSSTQVLVRDATANDSRTPSIDTLDDLAQRSYDSVDFFEIMDMLDKRLNDKGKYWRHVAKSLTVLDYLVRFGSENCVLWCRENFYVIKTLREFRHENESGFDEGQIIRVKAKELVSLLNDEERLREERSMNTRNRRANRATRPRPRRQRTRSNPHDSSPSYQDDLEKALEESRITAQEDEQRRRELAQYDDEDPDFQAALQLSKEEEELKQLQELQRLQNQQQSLSQIQAPLQQQQQQPSAYYDIFGNPISQDEYLQYQYQQDQEQAMAQQRWLDQQQEQQQLAEQQYFQQQQQAAAAANALQQQQTAANMQQQQQQQQQPANFQQPLPTGSNNPFSMDNLERQKQEQQHAQLQRQQEEARQQQEQLKLQQLQRQQQEEARLQQERQQEEAQLQQQQAQLLQQQAQFQQQQPLKQTRTGNQSISDKYSDLNTLLGTGTGIDTFGNTGEARIPAQHTKTGTFINSQGTGYKQVTNEPKNNPFLSNQYTGLPSTNIVPTQTGYGFGNQPQISPTNSPQQNSTNIDYSQPQQSQQQPQYIQSYQQQQPQYTQNFQQQQQQQPQYTQNYQQQPQYTQNYEQSSSQLQQQQQQQQQQQQQGYTPDQGVSLIDL; this is translated from the coding sequence ATGTCTAAGCAGTTTGTTCGTTCTGCAAAGAACATGATGAAGGGCTACTCGTCCACACAAGTGCTTGTGAGAGATGCTACGGCGAACGACTCGAGGACTCCGTCGATAGATACTCTTGATGATTTGGCACAGAGATCTTACGATTCAGTTGACTTCTTCGAGATTATGGATATGCTAGACAAGAGACTGAATGATAAGGGCAAGTACTGGAGACACGTGGCCAAATCACTGACAGTTTTGGATTATCTTGTTCGCTTTGGTAGTGAGAACTGTGTGCTATGGTGCAGAGAGAATTTTTATGTAATCAAGACATTGAGGGAATTCAGACACGAAAATGAGTCCGGATTCGATGAAGGACAAATTATTAGGGTAAAGGCCAAAGAACTAGTCTCTTTGTTGAATGATGAGGAAAGGTTACGCGAGGAGAGGTCTATGAATACAAGAAACAGAAGAGCCAACAGGGCTACTAGGCCAAGGCCAAGAAGACAAAGAACAAGGAGCAACCCACATGattcttctccttcttaCCAGGACGATTTGGAAAAAGCCCTGGAGGAGAGCAGAATTACTGCTCAAGAAGATGAGCAACGCAGAAGAGAGTTGGCTCAGTACGACGACGAGGATCCTGACTTTCAAGCTGCCTTACAACTAagtaaagaagaagaggagtTAAAGCAATTACAAGAACTACAGAGATTACAGAATCAACAACAGTCTCTGTCTCAAATTCAAGCTCCTTtacagcaacaacagcaacagccATCAGCATACTACGATATTTTCGGTAATCCAATATCTCAAGATGAATACTTGCAGTATCAATACCAACAGGACCAGGAACAAGCAATGGCGCAACAAAGATGGTTGGACCAGCAGCAAGAACAACAGCAGCTTGCTGAACAACAGTACTTccagcagcagcaacaagCAGCAGCTGCTGCTAATGCCttacaacagcaacaaaCTGCCGCCAACatgcaacaacaacaacaacaacaacaacagccCGCTAATTTTCAACAACCTTTGCCTACAGGTTCCAATAATCCATTTTCCATGGATAATCTTGAAAGACAAAAACAGGAACAACAACATGCTCAATTGCAAAGACAGCAGGAAGAAGCTAGACAGCAACAAGAACAATTGAAGCTACAACAACTACAAAGACAACAGCAAGAAGAAGCTCGATTGCAACAGGAGAGGCAACAAGAAGAGGCCCAAttacaacagcaacaagcTCAATTGCTGCAGCAACAAGCTCAGTTccagcagcaacaaccaCTGAAGCAAACAAGAACAGGGAATCAGTCTATATCGGATAAATACAGCGACTTGAATACGTTATTGGGAACTGGCACAGGGATAGACACTTTTGGTAACACCGGAGAAGCACGTATTCCTGCCCAGCACACAAAGACAGGCACGTTCATAAATTCTCAGGGTACAGGGTATAAACAGGTTACTAACGAACCCAAGAACAACCCTTTTTTAAGCAACCAATACACTGGTTTACCAAGCACGAATATTGTGCCCACACAAACAGGCTACGGGTTTGGTAACCAACCTCAAATTTCTCCTACCAATTCTCCTCAACAAAATTCTACTAACATAGACTACTCTCAGCCACAACAGTCACAGCAGCAACCGCAATATATCCAGAGCtaccaacaacaacaacctCAATACACCCAAAACttccaacaacaacaacaacaacaaccacaaTATACTCAGaattatcaacaacaaccacaaTACACTCAAAATTATGAGCAGAGTTCCTCCCAGttgcaacaacaacagcaacaacaacaacagcagcagcaacaggGATATACTCCTGACCAAGGTGTAAGCTTAATTGACCTTTGA